Below is a genomic region from Bacteroidota bacterium.
TTCCTTCAAAAGTGTGAGTATAGTAACTTTCATTTTCTTTAATCAATCGGTTAAAAATATTTTCCATATCTGTTCTTACCGATGGGTCAGCGTTTTCATTTATTGTAAGGGCGGCAGAAGTATGTTTTATAAAAAGATTTAATAACGCATTTTCAGGAAATTCAGGTAATTGTTGCAGAATCTCATTTGTAATTAAGTGAAATCCTCTTGGATAAGATTTTATCTTTATGTCAAAATGTTTTATCATTAGTTGAGTTTTAGTTTGCTTACTGCAATTTAGCAAAAATGTTTTTATAAATAATCAAATCACTTTCACTAAAACAAACAAAAACAACCTTCTCAATTTCTTTGTTTTCTTTTAGAAATTCCTTTGTTGTTTGTAATGCAATTTTTGTAGCTCTTTCAATTGGAAAATGATAAACACCTGTGCTAATTGCTGGAAATGCAATGCTTCTAATATCGTTTTCAATAGCAAGTTTTAATGAATTCAGATAACAACTTTTTAGCAATTCGTCTTCATTATTTTTCCCAGCATACCAAACAGGACCAACGGTATGAATTACAAAGTCTGAAGGTAAATTGTACGCATTGGTAATTTTTGATTTACCTGTTTCGCAACCATTTAA
It encodes:
- a CDS encoding YjbQ family protein, translated to MIKHFDIKIKSYPRGFHLITNEILQQLPEFPENALLNLFIKHTSAALTINENADPSVRTDMENIFNRLIKENESYYTHTFEG
- a CDS encoding O-acetyl-ADP-ribose deacetylase yields the protein MTTKIEIIQGDITTQNVGAIVNAANKTLLGGGGVDGAIHRMAGSKLLEECRRLNGCETGKSKITNAYNLPSDFVIHTVGPVWYAGKNNEDELLKSCYLNSLKLAIENDIRSIAFPAISTGVYHFPIERATKIALQTTKEFLKENKEIEKVVFVCFSESDLIIYKNIFAKLQ